Proteins from one Elgaria multicarinata webbii isolate HBS135686 ecotype San Diego chromosome 3, rElgMul1.1.pri, whole genome shotgun sequence genomic window:
- the MRPL4 gene encoding large ribosomal subunit protein uL4m translates to MIRLGVPSWSRGAASRLLSTLSNQSGFVGNSGISASAVDATSLRETPPEVVSSDPILRKCDIAIPKHLTPVQAWVESLKRYDASRVGLTDLHPDMFAVMPRIDILHMVAIWQKNYKRISYAKTKTRAEVRGGGKKPWMQKGSGRARHGSTRSPLWRGGGVAHGPRGPTSYFYMLPMKIRILGLKVALTTKLTQDDLHIVDSLEIPTSDPQYLMDLARYRHWGASVLIVDVNEIPENIKSAASGLKTITVLPVIGLNVHSMLKYETLVLTLDTVSFLEKKLLWHDSRYSSLYSLRLPYSDFP, encoded by the exons ATGATCCGGCTCGGGGTTCCGTCGTGGAGTCGGGGAGCTGCTTCGCGG CTTTTGTCTACGTTGTCAAACCAGTCAGGTTTTGTAGGCAACTCTGGCATTTCAGCGAGTGCGGTGGATGCAACTTCGCTAAGAG AAACCCCCCCTGAGGTGGTCTCCAGTGACCCCATTCTACGGAAATGCGACATTGCCATCCCCAAACACCTCACACCTGTCCAGGCGTGGGTGGAGTCCCTGAAACGTTACGATGCCAGTCGCGTGGGCTTGACGGACCTGCATCCTGATATGTTTGCAGTAATGCCTCG CATTGATATTCTACACATGGTGGCCATCTGGCAGAAAAACTATAAGAGAATT AGTTATGCCAAGACAAAGACGCGCGCAGAGGTGCGTGGCGGAGGCAAGAAGCCCTGGATGCAGAAGGGCAGCGGACGGGCCCGACATGGCAGCACCCGGTCACCTTTGTGGCGTGGCG GTGGCGTGGCCCACGGCCCCCGTGGCCCCACTAGCTACTTCTACATGCTCCCCATGAAAATTCGGatcctgggcctcaaggtggccctGACAACCAAACTGACACAG GATGATCTCCACATCGTAGACTCTCTAGAGATACCGACCTCAGACCCCCAGTATCTTATGGATCTGGCCCGCTACAGGCACTGGGGAGCGTCAGTGCTGATTGTGGATGT GAATGAGATACCTGAGAACATCAAGTCTGCAGCAAGTGGCCTTAAAACCATCACAGTCCTGCCAGTCATAG GTCTGAATGTGCACAGCATGCTGAAGTATGAGACACTCGTGCTCACCCTGGATACCGTCTCGTTCCTGGAAAAGAAACTGCTGTGGCATGACTCACGATACAGCTCGCTCTACTCTCTCCGGTTGCCCTACAGTGACTTCCCGTAG